In one window of Caenimonas aquaedulcis DNA:
- a CDS encoding YihY/virulence factor BrkB family protein translates to MSLLSPAVAHILKSPGAFAWRVLKAFKKNQGLLLAGAVAYYALLSVVPLLILAVIALSHVIDQQELLVTLGRYLEWLIPGQSKAMVGELRNFLDHKEVIGWLLLVTMLFFSSLAFTVLENAMTVIFLHRIAVRKRRYIVSALLPYIYILCLGFGLLVMTLVSGSLQAMGQESVEFLGYEWSLKGVSGVLLYVLGLTGEIFVLSSVYMVMPVGRLSWRHALIGGATAALLWEITRHILVWYFNTLSQVNVVYGSLTTAIVVLFSLEIGATLLLLGAQVISEFERVELPEEPPKRNPLRVGGGEAERPIVNRP, encoded by the coding sequence ATGTCCCTGCTCAGTCCCGCCGTCGCCCACATCCTCAAGAGTCCCGGCGCCTTCGCCTGGCGCGTGCTGAAGGCTTTCAAGAAGAACCAGGGCCTGCTGCTCGCAGGCGCCGTCGCCTATTACGCGCTGCTGTCGGTCGTGCCGCTGCTCATCCTCGCGGTGATCGCGCTGTCGCATGTGATCGACCAGCAGGAGCTGCTCGTCACCCTGGGCCGCTATCTCGAATGGCTGATCCCGGGGCAGTCCAAGGCCATGGTGGGCGAATTGCGCAACTTCCTGGACCACAAGGAAGTCATCGGCTGGCTGCTGCTCGTCACGATGCTGTTTTTCAGCTCGCTCGCCTTCACCGTCCTGGAGAACGCGATGACGGTGATCTTCCTGCACCGCATCGCGGTGCGCAAGCGCCGCTACATCGTGTCCGCGCTGCTGCCCTACATCTACATCCTGTGCCTGGGGTTCGGGCTGCTCGTGATGACGCTGGTATCGGGCAGCCTGCAGGCGATGGGGCAGGAGAGCGTGGAGTTCCTCGGCTACGAGTGGTCGCTCAAGGGTGTGTCCGGCGTGCTGCTCTACGTGCTGGGCCTCACGGGGGAGATCTTCGTGCTGAGCTCGGTGTACATGGTGATGCCGGTGGGCCGCCTGTCGTGGCGCCACGCGCTGATCGGCGGCGCGACGGCGGCACTGCTGTGGGAGATCACGCGCCATATCCTGGTCTGGTATTTCAACACCCTGTCGCAGGTGAACGTGGTGTACGGCTCGCTCACGACGGCCATCGTCGTGCTGTTCAGCCTGGAGATCGGCGCGACTCTGCTGTTGCTCGGCGCGCAGGTGATCTCCGAGTTCGAGCGGGTGGAACTTCCGGAGGAACCGCCCAAGCGCAATCCACTGCGCGTCGGCGGCGGCGAGGCCGAGCGGCCGATCGTCAATCGCCCCTG
- a CDS encoding acyl-CoA synthetase has translation MPNIFDQGLARNGANFAPISPLSFIERTAEVYPERLAVVHGDLRRNWAQVYDRCRRLASALARRGVGKGDTVAVMLPNTPPMVEAHFGIPMAGAVLNALNTRLDAETIAFMLDHGEAKVVIVDPEFAPVMKRAIALRQSKAPLAVIDVEDEVYTGPVERIGALTYEQLLAEGDAQYAWQLPGDEWDAIALNYTSGTTGNPKGVVYHHRGAAVNAVSNILEWDMARHPVYLWTLPMFHCNGWCFPWTVAARAGVNVCLRKVEAKAMIDAIAAHGVTHYCGAPIVHGMLVNAPDEMKRGLPTGVKAMVAGAAPPASMIEGMERMGFDLTHVYGLTEVYGPATVCPKHDEWNEVDIGERARLNARQGVRYHLQRDARVIDPATMQPVPLDGETMGEIMFRGNITMKGYLKNPAATAEAFAGGWFHTGDLAVQYPDGYIKIKDRSKDIIISGGENISSIEVEDVLYRHPDVLAAAVVARPDARWGETPCAFVELKAGASLKAEDIVAHCKKHLAGFKVPRAVVFGELPKTSTGKIQKFELRKQAGSAAAIDV, from the coding sequence ATGCCGAACATTTTCGACCAGGGGCTGGCGCGCAACGGCGCGAACTTCGCGCCGATCTCGCCGTTGTCGTTCATCGAGCGGACCGCGGAGGTTTATCCGGAGCGCCTGGCCGTGGTGCACGGCGACCTGCGGCGCAACTGGGCGCAAGTCTACGACCGCTGCCGCCGCCTCGCGAGCGCGCTGGCAAGGCGTGGCGTCGGCAAGGGAGACACCGTCGCCGTCATGCTGCCGAACACGCCGCCCATGGTGGAGGCGCACTTCGGCATCCCGATGGCGGGCGCGGTGCTCAATGCGCTCAACACGCGGCTGGACGCCGAGACGATCGCGTTCATGCTGGACCACGGCGAGGCGAAGGTCGTCATCGTGGACCCGGAATTCGCACCTGTGATGAAGCGCGCGATCGCGCTGCGGCAATCGAAGGCGCCGCTCGCCGTGATCGACGTGGAGGACGAGGTCTACACCGGGCCCGTCGAGCGGATCGGCGCGCTCACCTACGAACAGCTGCTGGCCGAAGGCGATGCGCAATACGCGTGGCAATTGCCCGGCGACGAGTGGGATGCCATCGCGCTGAATTACACGAGCGGCACCACGGGCAATCCCAAGGGCGTGGTCTATCACCACCGCGGCGCGGCGGTCAACGCGGTCTCGAACATCCTCGAGTGGGACATGGCGCGGCATCCCGTCTACCTGTGGACCCTGCCCATGTTCCACTGCAACGGCTGGTGCTTCCCCTGGACCGTCGCCGCGCGGGCGGGGGTGAACGTGTGCCTGCGCAAGGTCGAGGCCAAGGCGATGATCGATGCGATCGCGGCGCACGGCGTCACCCATTACTGCGGCGCGCCCATCGTGCACGGCATGCTGGTCAATGCCCCTGACGAGATGAAGCGCGGGCTTCCCACCGGCGTGAAGGCCATGGTGGCCGGCGCGGCGCCGCCCGCCTCGATGATCGAAGGCATGGAGCGCATGGGCTTCGACCTCACGCACGTCTACGGCCTCACCGAGGTGTACGGCCCCGCGACGGTGTGCCCGAAGCACGACGAGTGGAACGAGGTCGACATCGGCGAGCGGGCGAGGCTCAATGCGCGGCAGGGCGTGCGCTACCACCTGCAGCGCGATGCGCGCGTGATCGACCCCGCGACCATGCAGCCCGTCCCGCTGGACGGCGAGACCATGGGCGAGATCATGTTCCGCGGCAACATCACGATGAAGGGCTACCTGAAAAATCCCGCAGCCACGGCGGAAGCCTTCGCCGGCGGCTGGTTCCACACCGGCGACCTCGCGGTGCAATATCCCGACGGCTACATCAAGATCAAGGACCGCAGCAAGGACATCATCATCTCGGGCGGCGAGAACATTTCGTCGATCGAGGTGGAGGATGTGCTCTACCGCCACCCGGATGTGCTCGCCGCCGCGGTCGTCGCCAGGCCGGACGCGCGCTGGGGCGAGACGCCATGTGCCTTCGTCGAGCTGAAGGCGGGCGCGTCGCTGAAGGCCGAGGACATCGTCGCGCACTGCAAGAAGCACCTCGCGGGCTTCAAGGTGCCCCGCGCCGTGGTCTTCGGCGAGCTGCCGAAGACCTCCACCGGCAAGATCCAGAAGTTCGAGCTGCGCAAGCAGGCAGGCTCGGCGGCGGCGATCGACGTCTGA
- the dnaG gene encoding DNA primase, which yields MAIPQSFIQELVARADVVEIVGRYVQLKKTGANYSGLCPFHAEKSPSFTVSPTKQFYHCFGCGKNGNAIGFLMEHAGMNFVEAVKDLAGQYGMQVPEEDASPQDRARAAQQREKQATLTDVLEKAGEAYRKHLRASPRAIDYFKGRGLSGEIAKQFGLGYAPEGWRSLASVFPNYDDPLLVESGLVIVNEDEDKRYDRFRDRVMFPIRNVKGECIGFGGRVLGDDKPKYLNSPETPVFSKGRELYGLFEARQALREQGFVLVTEGYMDVVALAQLGFPNAVATLGTACTTEHVQKLFRFTDSVVFSFDGDDAGRRAARKALDGALPYATDVRTVKFLFLPSEHDPDSYIREFGRDAFSRYVSDAIPLSRFLIDAAREGCDLATAEGRAHMAANAKPLWTALPDGALKRQLLGEIAALAQLESRELSSLWGDAAPAQPVRRREPYRPRRPGRTLPPGRADRALQIVFMDAMAWDALSHDDHHLLCELAPPHGPLFAWLDSQVHEHGPQPWEALRAALSGHEFEPFLVDQVEKMLPDIEHDLSELRQILAKERARLDAERRTALVERARSDPAAYEELKRLLAGERTGSP from the coding sequence ATGGCGATCCCTCAGAGTTTCATCCAGGAGTTGGTGGCGCGTGCCGATGTGGTGGAAATCGTCGGGCGCTACGTCCAGCTCAAAAAGACCGGCGCCAACTATTCCGGCCTGTGCCCCTTCCACGCCGAAAAATCGCCGTCCTTCACCGTGAGCCCCACTAAGCAGTTCTATCACTGCTTCGGCTGCGGCAAGAACGGCAACGCCATCGGCTTCCTCATGGAACACGCGGGCATGAACTTCGTCGAGGCGGTAAAGGACCTCGCGGGCCAGTACGGCATGCAGGTGCCCGAGGAAGACGCGTCGCCGCAGGACCGCGCGCGCGCCGCGCAGCAGCGCGAGAAGCAGGCCACACTCACCGACGTGCTGGAGAAGGCCGGCGAGGCGTACCGCAAGCACCTGCGGGCATCGCCGCGCGCGATCGACTACTTCAAGGGCCGCGGCCTGTCCGGCGAGATCGCGAAACAGTTCGGCCTGGGTTACGCGCCCGAAGGATGGCGCAGCCTCGCGAGCGTATTTCCCAATTACGACGACCCGCTGCTCGTGGAAAGCGGCCTCGTCATCGTCAACGAGGACGAGGACAAGCGCTACGACCGCTTCCGCGACCGCGTGATGTTCCCCATCCGCAACGTCAAGGGCGAATGCATCGGCTTCGGCGGCCGCGTGCTGGGCGACGACAAACCGAAGTACCTCAACTCGCCCGAGACGCCCGTCTTCAGCAAGGGGCGCGAGCTGTACGGCCTGTTCGAGGCGCGGCAGGCGCTGCGCGAACAGGGCTTCGTGCTGGTGACCGAGGGCTACATGGACGTCGTGGCCCTGGCGCAGCTGGGCTTTCCGAACGCGGTGGCGACGCTGGGCACGGCCTGCACCACGGAGCACGTGCAGAAGCTCTTTCGCTTCACCGACTCCGTGGTGTTCAGCTTCGATGGCGACGACGCCGGGCGGCGCGCGGCGCGCAAGGCGCTCGACGGCGCCCTGCCCTATGCGACCGACGTGCGCACCGTCAAGTTCCTGTTCCTGCCCTCCGAGCATGACCCGGACAGCTACATCCGCGAGTTCGGCCGCGACGCGTTTTCCCGCTATGTCAGCGACGCCATCCCCCTCAGCCGCTTCCTGATCGACGCAGCGCGCGAGGGCTGCGACCTCGCCACCGCGGAAGGACGCGCGCACATGGCCGCCAACGCGAAGCCGCTGTGGACGGCGCTGCCCGACGGCGCGCTCAAGCGCCAGCTGCTGGGTGAGATCGCGGCGCTCGCCCAGCTGGAGTCGCGCGAGCTCTCCAGCCTGTGGGGCGACGCCGCGCCCGCGCAGCCCGTCCGCCGGCGCGAACCCTACCGCCCAAGGAGGCCGGGACGCACGCTGCCGCCCGGCCGGGCCGACCGCGCCCTGCAGATCGTCTTCATGGACGCCATGGCCTGGGACGCGCTCAGCCATGACGACCACCACCTGCTGTGCGAGCTCGCCCCGCCCCACGGCCCCCTCTTCGCCTGGCTCGACAGCCAGGTGCACGAACACGGCCCCCAACCCTGGGAGGCCTTGCGGGCGGCGCTGTCGGGCCACGAATTCGAGCCTTTCCTGGTCGACCAGGTGGAAAAGATGCTGCCGGACATCGAGCACGACCTGAGCGAACTGCGGCAGATCCTCGCGAAGGAACGCGCCCGCCTCGATGCGGAACGGCGCACGGCGCTCGTCGAGCGCGCCCGCAGCGACCCGGCCGCCTACGAGGAGCTCAAGCGCCTCCTGGCCGGCGAGCGCACCGGCAGCCCTTGA
- the rpoD gene encoding RNA polymerase sigma factor RpoD — protein sequence MPAQKSGKLVKQAAKPVAKKVIKPPPAKVKLKVVKTEPKPKPKPAAKAATKAPPVSATKTPAKTTEKAAAKDEVKKPLKAATEEVVKKKPGRPPKAASAAPEAAGKATGAKRGRKPKDADGKPGGDDADMSDIEDDLQGEPVVEAATEKVKPLRMKISKAKERALMKEFGLDETVLSEEDMAKRRQRLKTLITLGKTRGYLTHSEISDHLPDKLIDAETLEVVVTMLNDLGVAVYEQTPDAEMLLLNNTTPTAATVEEAEEEAEAALSTVDSEFGRTTDPVRMYMREMGTVELLTREGEIEIAKRIEGGLMAMMEAISASPATIAEILRLAHEIREGKIVISTVVDGFSNPNEADDYVAEEDFDEFDADDDDDGNGGSKALTKKLEELKSQALERFDRIHGLFEKVHRIYDKEGWGTPAYVKAQHALSEELMTIRFTAKTIEKLCDMVRGQVDDVRKKERELRRIIVDKCGMPQETFIKEFPPNLLNQKWVEKQAAAGKPWSTVIARNIPPIQELQQKLADLQSKVVVPLAQLKDINKRMNEGEASSREAKKEMIEANLRLVISIAKKYTNRGLQFLDLIQEGNIGLMKAVDKFEYRRGYKFSTYATWWIRQAITRSIADQARTIRIPVHMIETINKMNRISRQHLQEFGFEPDAGILAAKMEIPEDKIRKIMKIAKEPISMETPIGDDDDSHLGDFIEDQANTAPIEAAMQAGLRDVVKDILDSLTPREAKVLRMRFGIEMSTDHTLEEVGKQFDVTRERIRQIEAKALRKLKHPSRSDKLRSFIDTL from the coding sequence ATGCCCGCTCAAAAGTCCGGAAAGCTCGTCAAGCAAGCCGCGAAACCTGTCGCGAAAAAAGTGATCAAACCGCCCCCGGCCAAGGTCAAGCTCAAGGTCGTGAAGACCGAGCCGAAACCGAAGCCCAAGCCAGCCGCCAAGGCCGCAACGAAAGCACCGCCAGTGTCCGCAACGAAGACCCCCGCCAAGACCACCGAGAAAGCCGCCGCCAAGGACGAGGTGAAAAAGCCTCTGAAAGCCGCCACCGAAGAGGTGGTGAAGAAGAAACCGGGCCGCCCGCCCAAGGCAGCCTCCGCGGCGCCTGAAGCCGCGGGCAAGGCCACCGGTGCCAAGCGCGGCCGCAAGCCCAAGGACGCCGACGGCAAACCGGGCGGCGATGACGCGGACATGTCGGACATCGAGGACGACCTGCAGGGCGAGCCCGTCGTCGAAGCGGCGACCGAGAAGGTCAAGCCGCTGCGCATGAAGATCAGCAAGGCAAAGGAACGCGCCCTGATGAAGGAATTCGGCCTGGACGAAACCGTCCTGTCCGAAGAGGACATGGCCAAGCGCCGCCAGCGCCTGAAGACCCTGATCACCCTCGGCAAGACGCGCGGCTACCTCACGCACTCCGAAATCTCCGACCACCTGCCCGACAAGCTGATCGACGCGGAAACGCTCGAAGTGGTGGTGACCATGCTCAACGACCTGGGCGTGGCGGTGTACGAGCAGACGCCCGACGCCGAGATGCTGCTGCTGAACAACACGACGCCCACCGCGGCGACCGTGGAAGAAGCGGAAGAGGAAGCCGAAGCCGCCCTGTCCACCGTGGACAGCGAGTTCGGCCGCACGACCGACCCCGTGCGCATGTACATGCGCGAGATGGGCACGGTGGAGCTGCTCACGCGCGAAGGCGAAATCGAGATCGCCAAGCGTATCGAAGGCGGCCTGATGGCGATGATGGAGGCGATCTCCGCCTCCCCCGCGACCATCGCCGAAATCCTGCGCCTGGCGCACGAGATCCGCGAAGGCAAGATCGTCATCTCCACGGTGGTGGACGGCTTCTCCAACCCGAACGAGGCCGACGACTACGTTGCCGAAGAGGACTTCGACGAATTCGACGCCGATGACGACGACGACGGCAACGGCGGCTCCAAGGCGCTGACCAAGAAGCTCGAGGAGCTCAAGTCGCAGGCGCTCGAGCGCTTCGACCGCATCCACGGCCTCTTCGAGAAGGTGCACCGCATCTACGACAAGGAAGGCTGGGGCACGCCCGCCTACGTGAAGGCGCAGCACGCCCTGTCCGAGGAGCTGATGACCATCCGCTTCACGGCCAAGACCATCGAGAAGCTGTGCGACATGGTGCGCGGCCAGGTGGACGACGTGCGCAAGAAGGAGCGCGAGCTGCGCCGCATCATCGTGGACAAGTGCGGCATGCCGCAGGAAACCTTCATCAAGGAGTTCCCGCCCAACCTGCTGAACCAGAAGTGGGTCGAGAAGCAGGCCGCCGCGGGCAAGCCGTGGTCCACCGTGATCGCGCGCAACATCCCGCCGATCCAGGAACTGCAGCAAAAACTCGCCGACCTGCAATCGAAGGTGGTCGTGCCCCTCGCGCAGCTGAAGGACATCAACAAGCGCATGAACGAGGGCGAGGCATCGTCCCGCGAAGCGAAGAAGGAAATGATCGAGGCCAACCTGCGCCTCGTGATCTCCATCGCCAAGAAGTACACCAACCGCGGCCTGCAGTTCCTGGACCTGATCCAGGAAGGCAACATCGGCCTGATGAAGGCGGTGGACAAGTTCGAATACCGCCGCGGCTACAAGTTCTCCACGTATGCGACCTGGTGGATCCGCCAGGCCATCACGCGTTCCATCGCGGACCAGGCCCGCACGATCCGCATCCCGGTGCACATGATCGAGACGATCAACAAGATGAACCGCATCTCGCGCCAGCACTTGCAGGAATTCGGCTTCGAGCCGGACGCCGGCATCCTGGCCGCCAAGATGGAGATCCCGGAAGACAAGATCCGCAAGATCATGAAGATCGCCAAGGAGCCGATCTCCATGGAGACGCCGATCGGCGACGACGACGATTCCCACCTGGGCGACTTCATCGAGGACCAGGCCAACACCGCGCCGATCGAGGCCGCGATGCAGGCGGGCCTGCGCGATGTGGTCAAGGACATCCTCGACTCGCTGACGCCGCGCGAAGCCAAGGTGCTGCGCATGCGCTTCGGCATCGAGATGAGCACGGACCACACGCTGGAAGAAGTCGGCAAGCAGTTCGACGTGACCCGCGAGCGCATCCGCCAGATCGAGGCCAAGGCCCTGCGCAAGCTGAAGCACCCGAGCCGCTCGGACAAGCTGCGCTCGTTCATCGACACGCTGTGA
- a CDS encoding ABC transporter ATP-binding protein produces the protein MAELLAIDKLSAGYGEAVVLHDVSLRLDQGHTLALLGRNGTGKTTLINTLAGATRQHGGTLLLGGVALHKLAPHQRAAAGIGWVPQERNIFKSLTVHENLTAVARPGKWTPEGVYAMFPRLAERKGNLGTQLSGGEQQMLAVGRALVVNPKLLLLDEPLEGLAPIIVEELLRAIRRITREEGLSAIIVEQHPQAILAISDSAVVLDRGTIAHAGSAKELREQPQLLDRLLGVSR, from the coding sequence ATGGCTGAGTTGCTCGCCATCGACAAGCTGAGCGCCGGTTACGGCGAGGCGGTGGTGCTGCACGACGTGTCGCTGCGCCTCGACCAGGGCCACACGCTCGCGCTCCTCGGCCGCAACGGCACGGGCAAGACGACGCTCATCAACACGCTCGCCGGGGCCACGCGGCAGCATGGAGGGACGCTCTTGCTCGGTGGTGTTGCGCTGCACAAGCTGGCGCCGCACCAGCGGGCCGCGGCCGGCATCGGCTGGGTCCCGCAGGAGCGCAACATCTTCAAGTCGCTCACCGTGCACGAGAACCTGACCGCCGTGGCGCGGCCGGGCAAGTGGACGCCCGAGGGTGTCTACGCCATGTTTCCGCGCCTGGCCGAGCGCAAGGGCAACCTCGGCACGCAGTTGTCGGGCGGGGAGCAACAGATGCTCGCCGTCGGCCGGGCGCTGGTGGTCAACCCGAAGCTGCTGCTGCTGGACGAACCGCTGGAAGGCCTCGCGCCCATCATCGTGGAAGAGCTGCTGCGGGCCATTCGCCGCATCACGCGCGAGGAGGGGCTGTCCGCGATCATCGTCGAGCAGCATCCGCAGGCCATCCTGGCGATTTCCGACAGCGCCGTGGTGCTCGATCGCGGCACGATCGCGCACGCGGGGAGCGCGAAGGAATTGCGCGAGCAGCCGCAGCTGCTCGACCGGCTGCTGGGCGTGTCGCGCTAG
- a CDS encoding ABC transporter ATP-binding protein translates to MRFGGIVATNDVTLEVRRGARHALIGPNGAGKTTLVNLLTGVLEPTAGRIVLEGEDITRLAPHQRVRRGMVRTFQINQLFNSMTPRETLALVVSQQRGLGGRWWQGLGANAQVGERCDQLLGQFRLAEVADQRVELLAYGKRRLLEIAIALACEPRLLLLDEPVAGVPAGEREELLQTVAALPADVSVLLIEHDMDLVFSFANRMTVLVNGTVLTEGDPDQIANDPQVKAVYLGHGEEAAHG, encoded by the coding sequence ATGCGCTTCGGCGGCATCGTCGCGACGAACGACGTGACGCTGGAAGTACGGCGCGGCGCACGCCATGCGCTGATCGGGCCGAACGGCGCCGGCAAGACCACCCTCGTGAACCTGCTCACGGGCGTGCTGGAACCCACGGCGGGCCGCATCGTGCTGGAAGGCGAAGACATCACACGGCTTGCACCGCACCAGCGCGTGCGCCGGGGCATGGTGCGCACCTTCCAGATCAACCAGCTGTTCAACTCGATGACGCCGCGCGAGACGCTGGCGCTGGTCGTGTCGCAGCAGCGCGGGCTGGGCGGACGCTGGTGGCAGGGCCTGGGCGCGAACGCGCAGGTGGGCGAGCGCTGCGACCAGCTGCTCGGGCAGTTCCGCCTCGCCGAGGTGGCCGACCAGCGCGTCGAGTTGCTCGCCTACGGCAAGCGCAGGCTGCTGGAGATCGCAATCGCGCTCGCCTGCGAGCCGCGCTTGCTGCTTCTGGACGAACCCGTCGCGGGCGTGCCCGCCGGCGAGCGCGAGGAGTTGCTGCAGACCGTCGCCGCGCTGCCGGCCGATGTCTCGGTGCTGCTGATCGAGCACGACATGGACCTCGTCTTCAGCTTCGCGAACCGCATGACGGTGCTGGTCAATGGGACGGTGCTGACCGAGGGCGACCCGGACCAGATCGCCAATGACCCGCAGGTGAAGGCGGTGTACCTCGGGCATGGGGAAGAGGCGGCGCATGGCTGA
- a CDS encoding branched-chain amino acid ABC transporter permease codes for MSASQTSLRRSARIRPWEPVLWLLAFAAPVVLPSHAALVNEIAIVALFAVSLDLVLGYTGIVSLGHAAFFGIGAYTAALLAKHVNADPLLGLAAAAGVATLLGAAASLTIMRGSDLTRLMVTLGFALILLELANKLDWLTGGADGLQGVVMNPLLGRFEFDLGGRTAAFYSLTVLLVLFLLARRLVHSPFGATLKAIRDNRLRAMAIGIPVRSRLAVIYTVAAGVAGIAGALLAQTTGFASLDVFEFHRSADVMLVLVVGGAGWLYGGVAGAIVFKLMQDALSAVTPQYWTFWIGLFLVVLVLAGRERLLRPWTWWKRARP; via the coding sequence ATGAGCGCATCGCAAACCTCCCTGCGCCGCAGTGCGCGCATCCGCCCCTGGGAGCCGGTGCTGTGGCTGCTCGCCTTCGCGGCGCCGGTGGTGTTGCCATCGCATGCCGCGCTGGTGAACGAGATCGCGATCGTCGCGCTCTTCGCGGTGTCGCTCGACCTCGTCCTCGGCTACACCGGCATCGTGTCGCTGGGGCATGCGGCTTTCTTCGGCATCGGTGCCTACACCGCGGCATTGCTGGCCAAGCACGTGAACGCCGACCCCTTGCTCGGCCTCGCGGCCGCGGCGGGCGTCGCCACGCTCCTCGGCGCGGCGGCGAGCCTCACGATCATGCGCGGCAGCGACCTCACGCGGCTGATGGTGACGCTCGGCTTCGCGCTCATCCTGCTGGAACTCGCCAACAAGCTCGATTGGCTCACGGGCGGCGCCGATGGCCTGCAGGGGGTCGTAATGAATCCGCTGCTCGGGCGCTTCGAGTTCGACCTGGGGGGACGTACCGCCGCGTTCTACTCGCTGACCGTGTTGCTGGTGCTGTTCCTGCTCGCGCGCCGCCTCGTGCATTCGCCCTTCGGCGCGACGCTCAAGGCGATCCGCGACAACCGGCTGCGGGCGATGGCCATCGGGATCCCGGTGCGTTCTCGCCTGGCGGTGATCTACACGGTCGCCGCGGGCGTCGCGGGGATCGCCGGCGCGCTTCTCGCACAGACGACGGGCTTCGCGTCGCTGGACGTGTTCGAGTTCCACCGCTCGGCCGACGTGATGCTGGTGCTGGTCGTCGGAGGCGCGGGTTGGCTCTACGGAGGCGTCGCGGGAGCCATCGTGTTCAAGCTGATGCAGGACGCGCTCTCGGCCGTCACGCCGCAGTACTGGACATTCTGGATCGGCCTGTTCCTCGTGGTGCTGGTGCTCGCCGGACGCGAACGACTGCTGCGCCCGTGGACGTGGTGGAAGCGGGCACGGCCGTGA
- a CDS encoding branched-chain amino acid ABC transporter permease, protein MLTILFDGIAYGMLLFILAVGLAVTMGLMNFINLAHGAFAMVGGYITVLLMQRLDVPFLLCLPLAFAGAALLGAVLERTLYRPLYGKPHLDQVLFSIGLVFMAVAAFDYFVGSTQQIVQLPAWLKGRTEIGSGAWTLGMGHYRLFIIAICAALTVGLQFILARTRFGSRLRASVDDQRVAAGMGINVNVVFLSTFAFGSGLAGLGGALGAEVLGLDPSFPLKFMIYFLIVVAVGGTSSITGPLLAALLLGIADVAGKYYIPKMGAFIVYSLMIVILIWRPQGLFVRRGGRA, encoded by the coding sequence ATGCTGACCATCCTCTTCGACGGCATCGCCTACGGGATGCTGCTGTTCATCCTCGCCGTCGGGCTGGCGGTGACGATGGGGCTGATGAATTTCATCAACCTCGCCCACGGCGCCTTCGCGATGGTCGGGGGCTACATCACGGTGCTGCTGATGCAGCGCCTGGATGTTCCCTTCCTCCTGTGCCTGCCGCTCGCCTTCGCAGGGGCGGCGTTGCTGGGCGCCGTGCTCGAGCGCACGCTCTACCGCCCGCTGTATGGGAAGCCCCACCTGGACCAGGTGCTGTTTTCCATCGGCCTCGTGTTCATGGCGGTCGCCGCCTTCGACTACTTCGTCGGTTCCACGCAGCAGATCGTGCAGTTGCCCGCATGGCTCAAGGGCCGCACCGAGATCGGCAGCGGCGCCTGGACGCTGGGCATGGGGCATTACCGGTTGTTCATCATCGCCATCTGCGCGGCGCTCACCGTGGGGCTGCAGTTCATCCTCGCGCGCACGCGCTTCGGCAGCCGCCTGCGGGCATCCGTCGACGACCAGCGCGTCGCGGCGGGCATGGGGATCAACGTCAACGTGGTGTTCCTCTCGACCTTCGCGTTCGGCTCGGGCCTGGCGGGCCTGGGCGGCGCGCTCGGCGCGGAAGTGCTGGGGCTCGACCCGAGCTTCCCGCTGAAGTTCATGATCTATTTCCTCATCGTCGTCGCGGTCGGCGGCACGTCGTCCATCACCGGTCCGCTGCTGGCCGCGCTGCTGCTCGGCATCGCCGACGTGGCGGGCAAGTACTACATCCCCAAGATGGGCGCCTTCATCGTGTACAGCCTGATGATCGTGATCCTGATCTGGCGGCCGCAGGGCCTTTTCGTGCGGCGTGGCGGACGGGCATGA